One region of Diabrotica undecimpunctata isolate CICGRU chromosome 6, icDiaUnde3, whole genome shotgun sequence genomic DNA includes:
- the LOC140444106 gene encoding retinol dehydrogenase 13-like: MIIKRLSKKIPTTVVVGSALAGGFGLACLIKEYVGGLKYQGTDTSNAEGKVIIITGANTGIGKETAWELARRNAKVYMACRDMARCEAAREEIVLDTKNKYVYCRSCDLASLESIREFVKNFKSKEQKLDVLINNAGVMRTPNSKTKDGFEMQLGVNHMGHFLLTNLLLDMLKQSAPSRIINVSSVAHKRGEINKEDLNSDKSYDPSNAYAQSKLANILFTNELAKRLEGTGVTANSVHPGIVDTELTRHMSFFSSWISSIFLKPLMWPFIKSPKQGAQTVIYLAIDTRLEKTTGKYFSNYEEISTSEKAKDESTARWLWLTSAKWTRL; the protein is encoded by the exons ATGATCATCAAAAGATTATCTAAAAAAATACCTACTACAGTTGTTGTAGGTTCAGCTCTAGCTGGTGGTTTTGGATTAGCTTGCTTAATTAA GGAATATGTTGGTGGTCTTAAATATCAAGGAACAGATACGTCCAACGCAGAAGGTAAAGTAATTATTATAACAGGCGCTAATACTGGAATAGGAAAGGAAACAGCATGGGAACTGGCAAGAAGAAATGCAAAAGTATATATGGCTTGCAGGGATATGGCTAGATGTGAAGCA gcTAGAGAAGAAATTGTTTTGGACacaaaaaacaaatatgtgtATTGTCGTAGTTGTGATCTAGCATCATTAGAATCTATCAGGGAGTTTGTAAAAAACTTCAAATCAAAAGAACAAAAGTTAGATGTATTAATCAATAATGCTGGGGTTATGAGAACTCCTAATTCAAAAACTAAAGATGGATTTGAGATGCAATTGGGAGTGAATCACATGGGTCATTTTCTTTTGACTAATTTATTATTGGATATGTTAAAG CAATCAGCCCCCAGCAGGATAATAAATGTGTCCAGTGTAGCTCACAAAAGAGgtgaaataaataaagaagattTGAACAGTGATAAAAGTTATGATCCATCCAACGCTTATGCCCAAAGCAAACTAGCTaatatattatttacaaatgAACTGGCAAAAAGATTAGAAG gAACTGGGGTTACTGCAAACAGTGTTCATCCAGGAATTGTAGATACAGAACTTACCAGACATATGAGTTTCTTTAGCAGCTGGATTTCATCAATATTTCTCAAACCTTTGATGTGGCCTTTTATAAAGAGTCCAAAACAAGGAGCGCAAACAGTAATATATCTTGCTATAGATACGAGACTTGAAAAAACTACCGGTAAATATTTTAG taacTACGAAGAAATTAGCACAAGTGAGAAAGCAAAAGATGAATCTACCGCCAGATGGCTTTGGCTAACCAGTGCAAAGTGGACCAGGTTATAA
- the LOC140444109 gene encoding uncharacterized protein: MASIFNDREIVEMCHILAEQEQLKVTVQESLKAGMLAGFAALAGGLLGGPIGIAIGGTLGSATAAVCAKGKFRSVADIIRNDLTPRQQAMLISHMSTVLSRIKPQDCVALLTLVLSTGSVKELVIKELGVFLLKELNLSMVQ, translated from the exons ATGGCAAGTATTTTCAATGATAGAGAAATTGTAGAAATGTGCCATATTCTAGCTGAACAAGAACAGCTTAAAGTTACTGTACAGGAGTCTCTAAAAGCAGGAATGCTAGCTGGTTTTGCAGCTCTAGCAGGTGGTTTATTAGGAGGTCCAATTGGAATAGCGATAG GTGGAACGCTTGGATCTGCAACAGCAGCAGTTTGTGCTAAAGGTAAATTTAGATCAGTAGCAGATATTATAAGAAACGACTTAACTCCCAGACAACAGGCAATGCTCATTTCACACATGTCTACAGTTCTTTCTAGAATCAAACCCCAAGATTGTGTTGCTTTACTTACTCTAGTCCTATCCACTGGTTCTGTAAAAGAGTTGGTTATTAAAGAATTAGGAGTATTTTTGTTGAAGGAACTAAATCTAAGTATGGTTCAATAG